A segment of the Stigmatopora nigra isolate UIUO_SnigA chromosome 15, RoL_Snig_1.1, whole genome shotgun sequence genome:
TAGAACTCGCTCTCATAATGGAATGGAAAATAGTTTAAAGGCAaattttgtggcattttttaATTTCCTGCTCTTAGAAATTTTCAATCCAGGGTTGGCTCATTTATATTGGCTCGcagcaaataaaaatattaaatatcacCTGCATAAGAGGTTTATTTGCATCCTATACTGTTATTCCCATCTTTACCGCTAGAAGGTGCTGGTCCGGACCCTCTCTATTAGCTGATGGATTAAAATCGGCGAATattgaaacaaatgtaaacaatttgaatagtacttaaatataaaagttttttttaaattaaaaaacacaaatattcccGTATTCAGGTATTTTCCTCATGTTCAGTAAATGTACCCAATCAAAATATACAGGATATGCGTATTTTAATAGACTTCTGAGGATATACTTTTCATTGAATATGCTTTATCGATGCACAAATGTTTGACTCATTCATAAATCTGTTAGCAATGTGGACTGCGTTATTTTTTGGAGTTAATAATGgccaaaaaatgagaaaaatcccATGGGTGGGCGGAGGTGCTAATTGATGGCGTGGTCATAAAGAAGGTCCTCGCGTGGACTAAGATCAACTCGCTTGTCCGGCTGACTCACCTAGGGGCTTCACGATGAACAATTTAGTGTTGACCCTGCTCTTGCTCCACTTGGTAGGACTCCGTGAGGTGGTCCGAGGATGCAGTTGCTTCCCCACGCACCCGCAGCAGAGCTTCTGCCAAGCGGACTTCGGTAAGAcaagaaaaacggtaaaaaaaaaataaaaaaaaagtccatcagGAGAATCTCTTCATTGACGTTCTTCTTAACTTCGAGGGGAAAACAGCTAACTcgactttttaaaaaactttctGGGGGTAAAAGATTAACGTCCTGCTTGAATGAAAAGGAAGAGCAGGTGTTCGTCATCATGGTAAACACGGAAGTGGACGTTTTAATTTCCGGTCAGTTGTTATGATTTGAAAACGAAAATTTCGTCCACCAAGTTTTCGTTTTACTTTCCTTCAAGGATAAGGTACTCTAGTAAAATTGTACATtcataaaataaaacttttaaatactacaaaaatactaaTTATTCTACAATTTGTGTCACCATCTCGTTCCTAAAGAACCCAAATGAGATGCTGAACATAAACTTAATTTGGTGTTTCCAGCTATGAAAGCCGTGATTTTAAAGAGGACTGACGTCAACACCGCCATCGACTTTACAGATTTTGGCTTTAATAATATCAAGTATGACATCCAAGTGCTCAAGGTAAGACTTGAAATTTTCAAATGGACGCCACAtcctttttcatgttttatttttctatttactaGCTGTTCAAGGGCCCCAAGATGAATTTAGACGCAGTCTACACGGGTTCCAACTCTGCGGCATGTGGAATCCATTTGATCAATGGCACGGAGTATTTCCTCTCAGGTAGATTTAtgcaaaatttttaaaaaaaatacaccatttGGGCTTAATGTCATTTCCTGGCACGACAggttacctggatttgaaaggCTTTCTCCACGTcagcctgtgtgggtttgtcCAGCGGTGGGAAGATTTGAGCAGCACACAGAAGAGGGGTGTGGAATGGAACTACAAAAATGGCTGCAATTGCAAGGTAAGATGcacttcatttaatttttttgtccacaTCTAATAGGGTGCTTTCACGTTTTTCAGATTACCCGCTGCGCGTCGATCCCGTGCGGCAGCACCTTCGCCGAGTGCCTGTGGTCCGACTACCAGACGCTGGCCGTGTTCCGACATTTTGCTTGCGTGGAGAAAAGCGACGGTTCTTGTGCCTGGTTCCGTGGGATCGCCTAGGGGCAAAAATGTTTCATACATTCAAAGCTttgtcaattaaaaataattcaatcgAATCTCTGACCATGTTTCTATCACTTCATTGCCAAACTAGTTTATCGCATTGACCTGTGCATAaggcaaaaattgaaaatgcctaaaaaaatcaatattactTTCTCTAAATAGCCCCCCATATATTTTTCCTGCATACTCGTGGTATTAgtgtacaaatgtattactttgaatgaGAATCTATAAAACTGAATTTATGATACTGTAGAATTATGAAATTCCTCCAGTAATGGTAATTTTCTTACTGCCAAACAGATAATGACCAACAAAAAGCAAAGGTGACTGCTGACAATCACTGGTGAAACACAATATAGCAAGTCTTGGGCACAGGGGATAAACACTGgttccagtcatttttttaattacaacacTCCTTACTTACGTAAGAGAATATGGCAATTCTTCATGAAAATAAAACTAGTCCCcccaaaaagtgacatttttcagAATTTAACTGTTTAATGGTGGAGTGAAGACTGTCAAATGTGCTGGAGAAGTAAACAGTCCAAGAAGTTTGTGGTACATTCATTTTCAGATGAAGTTTTCCACCATTGGTGAAGACAATGACCACTTTGAGACAGTGCGGCGACTTGATCAAATTCAAACCAGGTCAATGGAAATTTGAGGAAATAGTAGATGTGCTAGTTACTACTTCATTTTGATGACAATGATCCAACTTCTGGGAATGTGGCCCTTAGCAAGATGGCCACCTTACAACCATGATGCCAGAGAAGCAAAGGGTTGTTTACTTGAATCTATAGTACATTTTTACACGGTTTCCCAAATGGATTGCAACGGTCCTTCACTTTGACACTATTTTTCCAACCAAATTTGAAGATGTgagaattttcttttttgtcttgcagttcattgttttttttttttctttttttgggtggcTCCTGGCACTCACAAGTCCAGCCCCCTTTTGAGTTTTTGAGGACCCGAGCTAGATGAACTCCAGGCCCTCGTACTTGACGTCGCCGATTTTGGTCTCGGGCAAGACGATGCGTCCGTCCAGCGTGAAGGCCAGGATGTAAGTGGCCACCGTGCCGGCGTCCTCCTCCGACTTGAGCGCCAAGATGATCCGGTCGTCGGTGTCGGGCACGAACTTGAAAGAGGAGAAGCCCCGGGCGGGGTCCAGGGGGCCCACCCGGCTCACCGTCACGTCGGCAAAGTCCGGCGAGCAGCTCAGGAGCAGGTTGGTGCCGCGGCGCTCGTCCGCCGTCTCCTCGTAGCGCTCGGCGCTGGCCCGGCGTGGCAGGAAGAACCAGCGCTGCAACGTCTCGCTCCACGCCGCCGACTCGTGAATCAGGTAACCTGCGGGGGACGGACCAAGGGGCCGTGAGGGGAATCCCCGGATTACCATGCCCGCGACCGAAGACGTTTTCCCCACGGACTGGCTATTCCGTTTTGAGGTCACACATCATACTTCATTCTGACTTTCAACGTTTACAGTGAAGGTAAGACGAGGACACCCGCATGGTCATTTGAAGTCATCTGACCTGGAGGCTGGAGTCCGGCGGCCGCCTTGAGCGACTTGTAGACGGGCACCCAGTTGTGGTGTTCCACGTCCCCGCGGTGGCCCACCACTTTCACCCACTCCGGGTTGTCGTTGACGAAGGCGCCCGAGGTGGTGGTCCACTCCTTGCCCAGGCCGCCCACGTAAAGGCGCTCGTCCTTCACCGCCAGCCACTCGGCTTTGAAACCTacggatggaaaaaaaaaaaaaggtgcgtTTCCTGGAAAAGCACTCGCAAATCATTCCAAATAGTCTTCATACCTTTGGCCACGTTGCCGTCGCCGTCGGGCAGGATGACCCAGGGCACGACCTTGTCGCCGTCAATGCGATAGACCACGCCCGTCCTGTCGTCCACGCTGTAGAGCTTTCCGTCGAAGACGGTCAGCTCCGACAGCTCCATGCCCCGCCCCTTCTCGGCCAGGTGTCCTTCCAGCTCCGTCTTGTCGGCGTCCCACTCCACGCGCAGCCGCTCGCCGCCGGGGGGCACCAGCAGGTGTCCGCGCCGCATGTAGCTGAACCACGTCTGCGCCTTGAAGCTGACCGAGTCGGCGTCCAGGTCGGCGATGACGGCGATGCGGTAGCGCGTGCCGGCCGCCGTCCGCTGGGGCGGGCTGAGCGGGTAGGTGCGGTTGTACCCCGGCGTCGTCCGGCGCTCGTGGGCGGTGCCGCCGCTCTGGCCCCGCCCC
Coding sequences within it:
- the cant1a gene encoding soluble calcium-activated nucleotidase 1 isoform X2, whose amino-acid sequence is MSAPAGYARLEQNEAAMNGLRISVGGLPMLANASDPRFRLKWRPIAAAGVVTLALLLLLSLHLSPGRGRGQSGGTAHERRTTPGYNRTYPLSPPQRTAAGTRYRIAVIADLDADSVSFKAQTWFSYMRRGHLLVPPGGERLRVEWDADKTELEGHLAEKGRGMELSELTVFDGKLYSVDDRTGVVYRIDGDKVVPWVILPDGDGNVAKGFKAEWLAVKDERLYVGGLGKEWTTTSGAFVNDNPEWVKVVGHRGDVEHHNWVPVYKSLKAAAGLQPPGYLIHESAAWSETLQRWFFLPRRASAERYEETADERRGTNLLLSCSPDFADVTVSRVGPLDPARGFSSFKFVPDTDDRIILALKSEEDAGTVATYILAFTLDGRIVLPETKIGDVKYEGLEFI
- the LOC144208516 gene encoding metalloproteinase inhibitor 2-like; this translates as MNNLVLTLLLLHLVGLREVVRGCSCFPTHPQQSFCQADFAMKAVILKRTDVNTAIDFTDFGFNNIKYDIQVLKLFKGPKMNLDAVYTGSNSAACGIHLINGTEYFLSGYLDLKGFLHVSLCGFVQRWEDLSSTQKRGVEWNYKNGCNCKITRCASIPCGSTFAECLWSDYQTLAVFRHFACVEKSDGSCAWFRGIA
- the cant1a gene encoding soluble calcium-activated nucleotidase 1 isoform X1 → MQCQRRSNRTRRTGRRRPPSSMSAPAGYARLEQNEAAMNGLRISVGGLPMLANASDPRFRLKWRPIAAAGVVTLALLLLLSLHLSPGRGRGQSGGTAHERRTTPGYNRTYPLSPPQRTAAGTRYRIAVIADLDADSVSFKAQTWFSYMRRGHLLVPPGGERLRVEWDADKTELEGHLAEKGRGMELSELTVFDGKLYSVDDRTGVVYRIDGDKVVPWVILPDGDGNVAKGFKAEWLAVKDERLYVGGLGKEWTTTSGAFVNDNPEWVKVVGHRGDVEHHNWVPVYKSLKAAAGLQPPGYLIHESAAWSETLQRWFFLPRRASAERYEETADERRGTNLLLSCSPDFADVTVSRVGPLDPARGFSSFKFVPDTDDRIILALKSEEDAGTVATYILAFTLDGRIVLPETKIGDVKYEGLEFI